A stretch of Besnoitia besnoiti strain Bb-Ger1 chromosome Unknown contig00015, whole genome shotgun sequence DNA encodes these proteins:
- a CDS encoding uncharacterized protein (encoded by transcript BESB_028130), with amino-acid sequence MEPPGSLSPSRLRHAGSVRSYSPQPRSSGRQAPSPRVTVPATSHSSASHSFSSRSSGASTYSARESRMETEYHACPSSSHVSGRRNRHRGEGNDSRSPHSSLSHTADSSCACRSREFPSRGERRFRRSDHEASSGGRTPSSLPLRRVVAWVFAFLRAPKRSSLASFSLLRGSPRRYARLLPLSALVFLAVLAAGFTVFFLLTLPLRFLLPSYAPSSPPSWRSPSYFFSIDRVPFGAPTPPRLEPGRTAVSTPRLDAPPSGLSLSSRLSLSRFFLATPQPARGSASGSSSPHAGRGLSAWRPAHAVPDAATRPRRLQASSTIQVGPPEGYTGFSVDHLWNAFLSGPQEYMLFLWFLVCLVMFACFCSWSCRQRSFQKAVLVSP; translated from the coding sequence ATGGAGCCTCCCGGCAGTCTCTCGCCCTCACGGCTTCGCCACGCTGGCTCAGTGAGGTCTTATTCGCCGCAGCCCCGTTCTTCTGGTCGGCAGGCACCTTCGCCCCGTGTCACGGTCCCTGCGACGTCTCACAGCTCTGCCTCGCACTCTTTTTCTTCACGATCCTCTGGCGCTTCCACGTACTCCGCTCGCGAGTCTCGCATGGAGACCGAGTATCACGCttgtccttcttcttcgcatgTCTCAGGGCGACGGAACCGCCACAGAGGCGAGGGAAACGACTCTCGCAGCCCGCATTCGTCGCTGTCGCACACGGCGGATTCGTCTTGCGCGTGCCGTTCTCGCGAATTTCCTtctcgaggagagagaagattTCGAAGGTCAGACCACGAAGCGTCAAGCGGAGGTCGCACAccctcctctctgccgctTCGTCGTGTCGTTGCCTGGGttttcgcgtttcttcgAGCGCCGAAACGTTCATCACTCGCGTCTTTTTCATTGTTGCGGGGGTCGCCTCGCCGGTACGCTCGGCTCTTGCCTCTCTCGGCACTTGTCTTCTTGGCTGTCCTCGCGGCCGGTTTCACCGTCTTCTTCCTACTGACTCTTCCGCTGCGATTCCTCCTCCCTTCCtacgcgccttcgtctccgccgtcttggcgctcgccttcctaCTTTTTTTCTATTGACAGAGTCCCTTTCGGGGCGCCtaccccgccgcgcctggagcCGGGCCGGACCGCGGTCTCCACTCCGCGTTTGgatgcgccgccctccggctTGTCGCTTTCATCGCGTCTGTCGCTTTCgcgtttcttcctcgcgacgccgcagcccgcgcggGGCTCCGCTTCGggctcctcgtctcctcacgcggggcgcggcctctccgcatGGCGCCCGGCGCATGCTGTCCCGGACGCGGCgactcgccctcggcggctgcaggcctcgAGCACTATTCAGGTTGGACCGCCCGAGGGCTACACCGGGTTCAGCGTGGATCACCTCTGGAACGCTTTTCTCAGCGGCCCTCAGGAGTACATGTTGTTTCTGTGGTTCCTCGTGTGCCTCGTGATGTTTgcctgcttctgcagctggTCCTGCCGCCAAAGGTCGTTTCAGAAAGCCGTTCTGGTCTCGCCGTGA
- a CDS encoding uncharacterized protein (encoded by transcript BESB_028140) — protein MGQDQSVLADDQIDEAQIRRRLRDEMRTARKRKPEAKRRADAFMKHTDAPNHIRAIREEKKERVHDDSFEGTFEIQDLVRKKKPPPEEFKASRLNPESLLVSLLSRGSRSLWRAAPLCAVAATPLSLMFSVEGKLTELPASDLPSQETESESSDDEDRGRYHFEVSTRKRGEPLAVTDPEAHPVMIEGERAVGYELHLKDESLFAREFPVFRVEWFLGLDVNDSDRFSVHFDQEGSLSLPYRIPQEAVGKFVMAKAYRNVEDQLQDTQLGGQDAGAYDPHVGGVRHSDYRPPPGVVKVCSTAVVGPVLISDACAYVLQKALSRGGFTCAIKLRDVFKADEYQGEKIISLDGARTAAKSRKKLPGTLRVDNSGIVEVAYRASDLQDLEDDSADGGIFGYLPVGGLLGRETTDRKRGGRRPGGDSDSESDRMERYATPLDKVYVRPSRGQNTMIVATEWRPLDEKKEGKQDILRLDIDPVVGRDNALYVVIGFQAAKKARRFDTREWKRLVDMGDLQEVKQMVERYLKEITSTATEKAPAFERMPTTPWAILNAPQSKSID, from the exons ATGGGGCAAGACCAGTCTGTTTTAGCGGACGACCAGatcgacgaggcgcagattcgccgccgcctccgagATGAGATGCGAACCGCGCGCAAAAGAAAGCCGGAG GCCAAACGGAGAGCAGATGCG TTTATGAAACACACCGATGCGCCGAACCACATCCGCGCGAttcgcgaagagaagaaggagcgcgtTCACGACGACAGCTTCGAGGGCACTTTCGAGATCCAGGACCTCGTCCGGAAGAAAAAACCTCCACCCGAGGAATTCAAGGCAAGTCGCCTCAATCCCGAGTCTCtgctcgtctctctcctctcgcgcggatCTCGCAGCTTGTGGCGTGCCGCTCCCCTCTGTGCTGTCGCCGCTACGCCTTTGTCTCTCATGTTCTCG GTCGAGGGCAAGCTGACGGAGCTGCCGGCGTCCGATCTTCCCTCCCAGGAGACGGAGTCGGAGTCGTCGGACGACGAGGACCGCGGTCGGTACCATTTCGAAGTctcgacgcggaagcgcggcgagccgctggcAGTCACCGATCCGGAGGCGCATCCAGTCATGATAGAGGGCGAGCGGGCTGTCGGCTATGAGCTGCATCTGAAAGACGAGTCGCTTTTCGCAAGGGAGTTCCCCGTATTCCGCGTCGAGTGGTTCCTCGGGCTCGACGTCAACGACTCGGATCGCTTCAGCGTCCACTTCGACCAAGAAGGCAGTCTCTCGCTCCCGTACCGCATCCCGCAGGAGGCCGTCGGAAAGTTTGTCATGGCCAAAGCGTACAGAAACGTCGAGGACCAG CTGCAGGACACGCAGCTCGGCGGTCAGGACGCGGGCGCCTACGACCCGCAcgtcggcggcgtccgccACAGCGACTaccggccgccgcctggagTCGTCAAGGTCTGTTCGACGGCGGTCGTCGGACCAGTGTTGATTTCCGACGCGTGCGCCTAcgtgctgcagaaggcgcttTCGCGCGGGGGTTTCACGTGTGCGATCAAGCTCCGTGACGTTTTCAAAGCAGACGAATACCAGGGGGAGAAGATTATCTCGCTGGACGGCGCGCGgactgcggcgaagagccgaAAGAAGCTGCCGGGGACTCTCCGCGTGGACAACTCAGGCATCGTGGAAGTTGCCTACCGCGCCAGCGACCTGCAAGACCTGGAGGACGACTCCGCCGACGGAGGTATTTTTGGCTATTTGCCGGTCGGGGGGCTGCTCGGCCGCGAGACCACGGACCGCAAGCGCGGGGGCAGGCGccccggcggagacagcgacagcgaatCCGACCGCATGGAGCGGTACGCGACGCCTCTGGACAAGGTCTATGTACGGCCCTCCCGAGGCCAAAACACCATGATCGTCGCGACCGAGTGGAGGCCGCTtgacgagaagaaggagggaAAACAAGATATCCTCCGACTCGATATCGACCCAGTCGTCGGCCGAGACAACGCCCTTTACGTCGTCATTGGCTTCCAAGCTGCGAAAAAAGCCAGGCGATTCGACACTAGGGAGTGGAAGCGCCTCGTCGATATGGGCGACCTGCAGGAAGTGAAACAGATGGTTGAAAGGTACCTCAAAG AGATAACTAGCAcggcgacagagaaggcgcctgcCTTCGAGCGGATGCCGACGACTCCGTGGGCTATCCTCAACGCTCCTCAGTCCAAAAGCATCGATTAA
- a CDS encoding uncharacterized protein (encoded by transcript BESB_028150), translating to MATTDAASSSASASPRVAAAVSANGVDGEPRHAFASSAPHAASRSAASSAPADAGTRAPLRLLVWFLYHNEYNAFRFQELEALAQEEGVSRAELWGLDVPADDASGGQALCCCPASSSPPAPAPDAAPVSSSPPPAGSAAAALSPSACSALHCKASHGQFAYCFLPSEAAAGRILKKSILIRAFIEVWADEETYPAVLSRMLEPANAARFQSFINDEKTWAFRVKAFGRSLSVDEQREKMDFFACLFKGTEKVSLENPDVTLAVAEEWVHASCPGDTPSQTPLRIYLGREIASRHAEKNAQPWWWSLRLPRRPVLGPTSLDVELAFLMCHQAQVKRGSLVLDPFVGTGSILISASYYGALCVGSDIDIRVLKGYSVAYLNPHIKHPPGASKNVFRNFDEYGLRRPEILRCDNAAWVWRLPPASGDASAESGDGAANGSTGAASPSTLLTREGDPEVERADTKIRAYLEKTACHGGKPWADAIVTDPPYGIRAGARQSGHQQKHKRGHERTNEERLTYISPTVLYDPQTVISDLLNLAARLLVDGGRLVFLLPIELRNAEEELELLRHEDLDLISCSLQPLSGGLGRYLVTMRRRPRTAGRSS from the exons ATGGCAACGACTGACGCAGCTTCTTCCtcagcctctgcgtcgcctcgcgtcgccgccgcggtctccgcaAACGGAGTTGACGGCGAGCCTCGTCACGCGTttgcctcctccgctccgcatgcggcctcgcggtcggcagcttcttccgcgcccgccgacgccggcacGCGCGCACCgttgcgtctcctcgtctggTTTCTGTACCACAACGAATACAACGCCTTTCGGTTTCAGGAGCTGGAGGCCTTAGCGCAAGAGGAGGGAGTGAGCCGTGCGGAGCTGTGGGGCCTAGATGTTCcagccgacgacgcgagcggcggtcAGGCGCTCTGTTGCTGCCCTgcgtcctcgtctccgcctgcgccggcacccgacgccgcgcccgttTCTTCCTCCCCTCCACCCGCGGggtctgccgcggccgcgctctcgccttctgcgtgctcGGCTCTGCATTGCAAGGCCTCGCATGGGCAATTCGCGTACTGCTTTCTCCCCTCTGAGGCTGCCGCCGGGCGGATTCTGAAGAAAAGCATCCTTATACGCGCCTTCATCGAG GTCTGGGCTGACGAGGAGACGTATCCTGCGGTGCTTTCGCGGATGCTGGAGCCGGCGAACGCTGCGCGGTTTCAGTCTTTCATCAACGACGAGAAGACCTGGGCGTTTCGCGTGAAGGCCTTCGGTCGGTCACTGTCGGTAGACGAACAGCGAGAAAAAATGGATTTCTTCGCGTGCCTCTTTAAGGGCACCGAGAAGGTCTCGCTCGAAAACCCCGACGTGACGCTCGCTGTAGCCGAG GAGTGGGTCCACGCCAGCTGCCCGGGAGACACGCCCTCGCAGACGCCCCTGCGAATTTACTTGGGGCGTGAAATCGCCTCGCGCCACGCCGAGAAGAACGCGCAGCCCTGGTGGTggtcgctgcgcctgccgcggcgtcccGTCCTGGGCCCGACTTCGCTGGACGTCGAGCTCGCGTTCCTGATGTGTCACCAG GCGCAGGTTAAGCGCGGCAGCCTGGTGCTCGACCCGTTTGTTGGGACCGGCAGCATCCTCATCTCCGCGTCGTACTACGG GGCTCTCTGTGTGGGCTCGGACATTGACATCCGCGTGCTGAAGGGATATAGCGTCGCGTATCTCAACCCGCACATCAAGCACCCGCCTGGCG CAAGCAAGAACGTTTTCCGCAACTTTGACGAGTACGGCTTGCGGCGTCCTGAGATCCTCAGATGCGACAACGCGGCCTGG GTTTggaggctgccgcctgcgagcggcgacgcgtctgcagagagcggcgacggcgcggcgaacggctcgaccggcgcagcgtcgccgagcACTTTGTTGACCCGTGAGGGAGATCCCGAAGTGGAAAGAGCCGACACCAAAATACGTGCCTACCTCGAGAAAACAGCCTGCCACGGCGGCAAGCCCTGGGCAGATGCCATCGTCACAGATCCTCCGTACG GCattcgcgcgggcgcgcgccagtCGGGACATCAGCAGAAGCACAAGCGCGGCCATGAGCGGACCAACGAGGA GCGCTTGACGTATATCTCCCCCACAGTGCTCTACGACCCGCAGACCGTCATCAGCGACTTGCTCAACCTCGCGGCTCGTCTCCTGGTAGACGGCGGGCGTCTCGTGTTCCTGCTGCCCATTGAGCTCCGCAA cgcggaggaagagctCGAGTTGCTGCGGCATGAAGACCTCGACCTGATTTCCTGCAGCCTTCAGCCGCTCTCGGGAG GCCTCGGTCGGTATCTCGTTACTATGCGCCGCCGTCCCAGGACTGCAGGCCGCTCTTCCTAG
- a CDS encoding trypsin domain-containing protein (encoded by transcript BESB_028160), translated as MKKSTGKSSSSSSASAASVEKDESRLPRRRRQPKREGGTEERAKPEAQSRSRGGRVRQREETSENVLQVSRQRSPKVARRSSVLSAEDEKLDAAQLGDSVIDLAVAKAIRKSEVPNTVFKVFCTHCEPNYSQPWTTRRQTTSTSTGFVTVDSAGQKCLLTNAHSVEHAAVVQVRKRGDHQKYEAEVLCIGLECDLAMLRVSDADFWEGLGPPLQWGPSPQLGEPVTVVGYPLGGDNSSVTQGVVSRTDLQQYSLGSCSLLAIQIDAAINPGNSGGPALNRHSQCVGIAFQSLKDGETENIGYIIPSEVVGHFLEDYRRNGRCLGFGDGGFTWQKLENKSLRKALQLKSKDEGILIKKLDGGGPAKAVLEKGDILLEIGGQKIASDGTVPFRNGERILFSWILSQMFVGDLCRVKLLRDHKEKQVAFPVGKLNLLVPANSDLRRPQYLIVGGLVFVPLSEPFLKSEYGEDFESRAPVRLLDRWQHGFQSFPGEQFVILSHVLAHDVTVGYEHLHNVQIQNFNGTSVKTLQHLAELVDQSKEEYWRFDLDHDEVVVLQAEAARAALPHILQRNMIRSHKSEDV; from the exons ATGAAGAAGTCAACAGGAAagtcttcatcttcttcctctgcctctgcggcgagtgTTGAGAAGGATGAGagccgccttccgcggcggcggcgccagccgaagcgcgagggGGGCACGGAAGAGCGCGCTAAACCCGAGGCGCAAAGCAgatcgcgcggcggcagagtgCGCCAgcgggaggagacgagcgaaAATGTCCTGCAAGTCTCCCGGCAGCGGTCGCCGAAGgtggcgaggcgcagctcggTACTcagcgcggaagacgaaaagcTCGACGCCGCTCAACTCGGGGATAGCGTCATCGACCTCGCAGTCGCCAAGGCGATTCGCAAAAGCGAAGTCCCAAACACAGTCTTCAAA GTTTTCTGCACACACTGCGAGCCGAACTACAGTCAGCCGTGGACGACTCGGCGGCAAACGACCTCCACGAGCACGGGCTTCGTCACCGTCGACTCGGCAGGTCAAAAGTGTCTACTCACCAACGCGCACTCCGTCGAGCACGCTGCCGTTGTCCAG GTTCGCAAGCGCGGCGACCACCAGAAGTACGAGGCAGAGGTGCTGTGCATCGGGCTCGAGTGCGACCTGGCGATGCTTCGCGTGTCTGACGCCGACTTCTGGGAAG GGCTTGgtccgccgctgcagtgGGGCCCTTCGCCGCAACTGGGAGAACCTGTGACTGTCGTGGGGTATCCGCTCGGCGGAGACAACTCGTCTGTGACGCAG GGCGTGGTCTCTCGCACCGATCTGCAGCAGTACTCTTTGGGCTCCTGCAGTCTCCTCGCGATTCAAATCGACGCGGCAATCAACCCCGGCAACAGCGGTGGGCCGGCGCTGAACCGCCATAGCCAGTGCGTCGGCATCGCCTTCCAGAGCCTCAAGGACGGCGAAACAGAAAACATTGGATACATCATTCCAAGCGAG GTCGTGGGGCACTTTCTTGAGGACTACCGGCGCAACGGGCGATGTCTCGGATTCGGCGACGGAGGCTTCACATGGCAGAAGTTGGAGAACAAGTCCCTCcgcaaggcgctgcagctcaaATCTAAGGATGAGGGAATTCTGATCAAAAAG CTCGACGGCGGGGGTCCCGCGAAGGCGGTGTTGGAAAAAGGCGACATTCTGCTTGAGATTGGAGGCCAGAAGATCGCGAGCGACGGCACAGTCCCCTTCCGCAATGGCGAGCGCATCCTATTCAGCTGGATTCTCAGCCAGATGTTTGTCGGAGACCTCTGCAGAGTCAAGCTCCTTCGAGACCACAAGGAGAAGCAAGTCGCGTTTCCCGTTGGAAAACTCAAC ctcctcgtccCCGCGAACAGCGAcctccggcgcccgcagTATTTGATCGTCGGCGGGCTGGTCTTCGTGCCTCTGTCCGAGCCGTTCTTGAAGAGCGAATACGGAGAAGACTTTGAGTCACGAGCCCCC GTGCGGCTGCTCGACAGATGGCAGCACGGATTTCAGTCGTTCCCGGGAGAGCAGTTCGTTATCCTCAGTCACGTGCTCGCCCACGATGTCACAG TGGGATACGAGCACCTGCACAACGTGCAAATTCAGAACTTCAACGGTACTAGCGTCAAGACTCTGCAGCACTTGGCTGAGCTCGTCGACCAGTCCAAAGAAGAGTACTGGAG GTTCGACTTGGATCACGACGAAGTCGTGGTGCTGCaggcagaagccgcgcgggcagcgcTTCCTCACATTCTCCAGAGAAATATGATTCGCAGTCACAAGTCAGAAGACGTCTAA